One window of the Rhizobiaceae bacterium genome contains the following:
- the carB gene encoding carbamoyl-phosphate synthase large subunit: protein MPKRTDIKSILIIGAGPIVIGQACEFDYSGTQACKALKEEGFRVILVNSNPATIMTDPELADATYIEPITPEVVAKIIAKERPDALLPTMGGQTALNTALSLRRMGVLDRYNVEMIGANAEAIDKAEDRALFREAMAKIGLETPRSMLANATDVKTADRRTHEAARAELKAKLSGADLDHALDELENQWNLGEGDRKQRYISHAMGVAAQALDVVGLPAIIRPSFTLGGTGGGIAYNRAEFFDIVQGGLDASPTTEVLIEESVLGWKEYEMEVVRDRADNCIIICSIENVDPMGVHTGDSITVAPALTLTDKEYQIMRNASIRVLREIGVETGGSNVQFAVNPENGRLVVIEMNPRVSRSSALASKATGFPIAKVAAKLAVGYTLDELENDITGGATPASFEPSIDYVVTKIPRFAFEKFPGAEPVLTTAMKSVGEVMAIGRTFQESLQKALRGLETGLTGLDEIEIPGMGLGGADGPEAKNAIRAALGTPTPDRLRMVAQAIRMGTSLEDVHAMCRIDPWFLEQIAGILAMEARIREHGLPQDAQNLRMLKAMGFSDARLASLTKTDADRVATRRASLGVHPVYKRIDTCAAEFASPTAYMYSTYEVPFAGALADEAQVSDRKKVVILGGGPNRIGQGIEFDYCCVHAAYALAEAGYESIMVNCNPETVSTDYDTSDRLYFEPLTAEDVLEILRAEQAAGTVHGVIVQFGGQTPLKLADALEQAGIPILGTSPDAIDLAEDRDRFQKLLHKLNLVQPKNGIAWSVEQARTVASELGFPLVVRPSYVLGGRAMQIIHDEAMLQTYLLDTVPGLVPEDIKQKYPNDKTGQINTLLGKNPLLFDTYLAAATEVDVDCLCDGASTYVSGIMEHIEEAGIHSGDSACSLPVHTLDAAIVDELERQTAALARALKVGGLMNVQYAIKDGTIYVLEVNPRASRTVPFVAKTIGRPIAKIAARIMAGESLDAAFAHYGSKPDPRKPGHIAVKEAVFPFARFPGVDILLGPEMKSTGEVMGLDRDFAMAFAKSQLGANIDLPRSGTLFVSVRDEDKEGVLPAVKRLADLGFKVLATSGTARFLAENGVEAQKINKVLEGRPHIEDAIRNRQVQIVFNTTDGQKALSDSKSLRRATLMQKVPYYTTMAGAAAVAEAIAALKAGSLEVRPLQSYFS from the coding sequence ATGCCAAAAAGAACCGACATCAAGTCGATCCTGATCATCGGCGCCGGCCCCATCGTCATCGGACAGGCCTGCGAATTCGACTACTCGGGCACGCAGGCGTGCAAGGCGCTGAAGGAGGAAGGGTTCAGGGTCATCCTGGTCAATTCCAACCCGGCCACCATCATGACCGACCCGGAACTGGCCGACGCCACCTATATCGAGCCGATCACCCCGGAAGTGGTGGCGAAGATCATCGCCAAGGAGCGGCCGGACGCGCTGCTGCCGACCATGGGCGGCCAGACCGCGCTCAACACCGCGCTGTCGCTGCGCCGCATGGGCGTGCTCGACCGCTACAATGTTGAGATGATCGGCGCCAACGCCGAGGCCATCGACAAGGCCGAGGACCGTGCGCTGTTCCGCGAGGCGATGGCGAAGATCGGCCTTGAGACCCCCCGCTCCATGCTCGCCAACGCCACGGATGTGAAGACCGCCGACCGCAGGACGCACGAGGCCGCCCGCGCCGAGCTGAAGGCAAAGCTTTCGGGAGCCGATCTCGACCATGCGCTGGACGAGTTGGAGAACCAGTGGAACCTCGGCGAAGGCGACCGCAAGCAGCGCTACATTTCCCACGCCATGGGCGTCGCCGCGCAGGCGCTGGACGTGGTCGGCCTGCCCGCCATCATCCGCCCGTCCTTCACGCTGGGCGGCACCGGCGGCGGCATCGCGTACAACCGCGCCGAATTCTTCGACATCGTGCAGGGCGGTCTCGACGCCTCCCCCACCACCGAGGTGCTGATCGAGGAATCCGTGCTCGGCTGGAAGGAGTACGAGATGGAAGTCGTCCGCGACCGCGCTGACAACTGCATCATCATCTGCTCCATCGAGAACGTCGATCCGATGGGCGTCCACACCGGCGATTCCATCACCGTCGCCCCGGCGCTGACGCTGACCGACAAGGAATACCAGATCATGCGCAACGCCTCTATTCGCGTGCTGCGCGAGATTGGCGTCGAGACCGGCGGCTCCAACGTGCAGTTCGCGGTGAACCCCGAGAACGGCCGCCTCGTCGTCATCGAGATGAACCCGCGCGTCTCACGCTCCTCCGCGCTCGCCTCCAAGGCGACCGGCTTCCCCATCGCCAAGGTCGCGGCGAAGCTCGCCGTCGGCTACACGCTGGACGAGCTGGAGAACGACATCACCGGCGGCGCGACGCCGGCCTCCTTCGAGCCGTCCATCGACTACGTTGTGACAAAGATCCCCCGCTTCGCCTTCGAAAAATTCCCCGGCGCGGAGCCGGTGCTGACCACCGCCATGAAGTCGGTCGGCGAGGTCATGGCCATCGGCCGCACGTTTCAGGAATCCCTCCAGAAGGCCCTGCGCGGGCTTGAGACCGGCCTCACCGGCCTCGACGAAATCGAGATACCCGGAATGGGGCTCGGGGGCGCCGACGGCCCCGAGGCCAAGAACGCCATCCGCGCCGCGCTCGGCACGCCGACTCCCGACCGGCTGCGCATGGTGGCGCAGGCGATCCGCATGGGCACCTCGCTGGAAGACGTCCACGCCATGTGCCGCATCGACCCGTGGTTCCTCGAACAGATCGCCGGCATCCTCGCCATGGAGGCCCGCATCCGCGAGCACGGCCTGCCGCAGGACGCGCAGAATTTGCGCATGCTGAAGGCCATGGGCTTCTCCGACGCCCGCCTCGCCTCGCTGACGAAGACGGACGCCGACCGCGTCGCCACCAGGCGCGCATCGCTGGGCGTTCATCCGGTCTACAAGCGCATCGACACCTGCGCGGCCGAGTTCGCCTCCCCCACTGCCTACATGTATTCGACCTATGAGGTGCCCTTCGCCGGCGCGCTGGCCGACGAGGCGCAGGTCTCCGACCGCAAGAAGGTCGTCATTCTCGGCGGTGGCCCGAACCGCATCGGCCAGGGCATCGAGTTCGACTATTGCTGCGTCCACGCGGCTTACGCGCTGGCCGAGGCCGGCTACGAGTCGATCATGGTCAACTGCAATCCCGAGACCGTCTCGACCGACTACGACACCTCCGACCGCCTCTATTTCGAGCCGCTGACCGCGGAGGACGTGCTGGAGATCCTGCGCGCCGAGCAGGCCGCCGGCACGGTGCACGGCGTCATCGTCCAGTTCGGCGGCCAGACGCCGCTGAAGCTCGCCGACGCGCTGGAGCAGGCCGGCATCCCGATCCTCGGCACCTCGCCCGACGCCATCGACCTCGCCGAGGACCGCGACCGCTTCCAGAAGCTTCTGCACAAGCTCAACCTCGTCCAGCCGAAGAACGGCATCGCCTGGTCGGTGGAGCAGGCGCGCACCGTCGCCTCCGAGCTCGGCTTCCCGTTGGTCGTGCGCCCGTCCTACGTGCTCGGCGGCCGCGCCATGCAGATCATTCATGACGAGGCGATGCTGCAGACCTACCTGCTCGACACCGTGCCGGGCCTCGTCCCGGAGGACATCAAGCAGAAATATCCGAACGACAAGACCGGCCAGATCAACACGCTGCTCGGCAAGAACCCGCTGCTTTTCGACACCTACCTCGCCGCCGCGACCGAGGTGGATGTCGACTGCCTCTGCGACGGCGCCTCCACCTATGTCTCCGGCATCATGGAGCATATCGAGGAGGCCGGCATCCATTCGGGCGACTCGGCCTGCTCCCTGCCGGTCCACACGCTGGACGCGGCGATCGTGGACGAGCTGGAGCGCCAGACGGCGGCGCTGGCCCGCGCGCTGAAGGTCGGCGGCCTGATGAACGTGCAATACGCCATCAAGGACGGCACCATCTATGTGCTGGAGGTGAACCCCCGCGCCAGCCGCACCGTGCCTTTCGTGGCGAAGACCATCGGCCGCCCCATCGCCAAGATCGCGGCGCGCATCATGGCCGGCGAGAGCCTCGACGCCGCCTTCGCCCATTACGGTTCGAAGCCTGACCCGCGCAAGCCCGGCCACATCGCGGTCAAGGAAGCCGTCTTCCCCTTCGCCCGCTTCCCCGGCGTCGACATCCTGCTCGGGCCGGAGATGAAGTCCACCGGCGAGGTCATGGGCCTCGACCGCGACTTCGCCATGGCCTTCGCCAAGTCGCAGCTCGGTGCGAACATCGACCTGCCGCGTTCGGGCACGCTGTTCGTTTCCGTCCGCGACGAGGACAAGGAGGGCGTGCTGCCGGCGGTGAAGCGGCTTGCCGATCTCGGCTTCAAGGTGCTGGCGACCAGCGGCACGGCGCGCTTCCTCGCGGAAAACGGCGTCGAGGCCCAGAAGATCAACAAGGTTCTGGAAGGCCGCCCCCACATCGAGGACGCCATCCGCAACCGTCAGGTGCAGATCGTCTTCAACACCACGGACGGCCAGAAGGCGCTGTCGGACTCGAAATCGCTGCGCCGCGCCACCCTGATGCAGAAGGTCCCCTACTACACCACTATGGCCGGCGCCGCCGCCGTCGCGGAGGCGATTGCAGCGCTGAAGGCGGGCTCTCTCGAAGTCCGTCCTCTCCAAAGCTACTTCAGCTAG
- the gcvA gene encoding transcriptional regulator GcvA, which produces MPDQLPPLQTLRAFEATGRRLSMTLAAEELHLTHGAVSRQIKALEDNLGTQLFRRMTRRIELTDAGVSFFGAVTRLLSELAREAEVVRRRNDDTRLVVSSGVSFASKWLTSRLHRLMARYPDLDIHLEVTDAPVDFAAGHVDVALRYGAGQYSAAAAERIMNETVSPVCSPNYRDRMGGLDSPNALSKCQLIHEIGMNTTWERWFSMMELPYPKPRGAGYSLGSMSIEAAIRGEGVALGRSVLVAEDLAAGRLVALFPLARLEVEWGYDLVYRTGNQDHPKVRAFRNWIADEVWEFTIANALK; this is translated from the coding sequence ATGCCTGACCAACTTCCTCCCTTGCAAACGCTCCGCGCCTTCGAGGCGACTGGGAGAAGGCTGAGCATGACGCTGGCAGCAGAGGAACTGCATCTGACCCACGGTGCGGTGAGCCGCCAGATCAAGGCGCTGGAAGACAATCTGGGGACGCAGCTTTTCCGCCGCATGACTCGCAGGATCGAACTGACCGATGCCGGCGTCTCGTTCTTCGGCGCCGTCACTCGCCTGCTCTCCGAACTCGCGCGCGAGGCGGAAGTCGTTCGCCGCAGGAACGACGACACGCGCCTCGTGGTAAGTTCAGGCGTTTCTTTCGCAAGCAAATGGCTGACGTCTCGCTTGCACCGGCTAATGGCGCGATATCCGGATTTGGACATCCATCTGGAAGTGACTGACGCCCCCGTGGATTTTGCTGCCGGTCACGTCGATGTCGCTCTGCGCTACGGGGCCGGACAGTATTCCGCGGCGGCGGCCGAGCGCATCATGAACGAAACCGTCTCTCCGGTGTGTTCCCCAAACTATCGCGACCGAATGGGTGGGCTGGACTCTCCAAATGCCCTGTCGAAATGCCAACTGATCCATGAGATCGGCATGAATACGACATGGGAACGCTGGTTCTCTATGATGGAACTGCCATATCCAAAGCCACGGGGTGCTGGCTACAGTCTCGGGAGCATGTCCATCGAGGCCGCGATCCGGGGTGAAGGCGTGGCGCTTGGACGTAGCGTGCTGGTCGCCGAAGACCTCGCGGCAGGCCGTCTTGTGGCGCTGTTCCCGCTAGCCAGGCTGGAAGTCGAATGGGGATATGACCTCGTTTACCGGACAGGCAATCAGGACCATCCGAAGGTTCGTGCCTTCAGAAACTGGATAGCTGACGAAGTATGGGAGTTCACGATCGCCAATGCCCTAAAATGA
- a CDS encoding EamA family transporter, producing the protein MLLLAIMWGLSIPITKLGLETIPPITLTAIRFVVAVPLFMILAAGRLRVPWQAVPSIIALGVMGITLGNVAQSFGVQGTSASAGTIISATIPIFIVIFAAVRLKQSVAGRQWIGLLAAFGGIALVAVGSGSGVDEMTRTTPAGVVWMLVSAVAIAFYYIWSAELTEKYGTLPVAAWNAMAGLVAILPLAGWELMHEPVQFTMQGIWAIVYLGVMVTVVGLLLWLYLLRTVPARVAASVQYLQPVFGIAAASVLFGDQLGLMFALGVLLILGGLALAVANKRPMSEETVPHE; encoded by the coding sequence ATGCTGTTGCTCGCGATCATGTGGGGCCTGTCGATCCCGATCACCAAGCTGGGGCTGGAAACGATCCCGCCCATAACGCTGACCGCCATACGTTTCGTTGTGGCGGTCCCCCTGTTCATGATTCTGGCGGCGGGACGGCTTCGCGTGCCATGGCAGGCGGTCCCCAGCATCATCGCGCTCGGCGTGATGGGCATTACACTCGGCAATGTCGCCCAATCCTTCGGCGTGCAAGGCACATCCGCGTCGGCCGGGACGATTATCTCGGCGACGATCCCCATCTTCATCGTGATCTTCGCCGCAGTCCGCCTCAAGCAGTCCGTTGCAGGACGGCAGTGGATCGGCCTGCTCGCAGCCTTTGGCGGCATTGCATTGGTGGCAGTGGGAAGCGGTTCGGGCGTTGACGAGATGACGAGGACCACGCCCGCCGGCGTGGTCTGGATGCTCGTCTCGGCCGTCGCCATTGCGTTCTACTATATCTGGAGCGCCGAACTCACCGAGAAATACGGCACTTTGCCCGTCGCCGCATGGAACGCCATGGCCGGCCTTGTCGCGATCCTGCCATTGGCCGGTTGGGAATTGATGCATGAGCCCGTGCAGTTCACGATGCAGGGGATATGGGCGATCGTTTATCTCGGCGTCATGGTGACGGTCGTGGGCCTGCTTCTGTGGCTATATCTGCTACGCACCGTTCCGGCGCGGGTCGCGGCGAGCGTGCAGTATCTTCAGCCCGTGTTTGGGATTGCCGCCGCGTCGGTTCTCTTTGGCGATCAACTCGGCCTGATGTTCGCGCTGGGCGTGCTCCTGATTCTGGGCGGTCTCGCTTTGGCGGTCGCCAATAAACGGCCCATGTCCGAGGAGACGGTGCCGCACGAATAA
- a CDS encoding lytic transglycosylase domain-containing protein, with translation MAVSKPFAVAGALLAGLALSACTSTGGTTTARVEGNSTATAEVAYPRLPDSVLTVPAAYAPDEPAGGAIAEATATYAVAAATPAQTDAATSAAETATPAQQVADVPAASDEQPVVVASAVSGNDESAVFVPASYAGSTPNAARLAIQTPEAQNPMLIHAPDGRYGPSDVGARSPELDALMAKYAEHYEIPEELVRRVAKRESTFNPAARNGPYLGLMQISHATAKGMGYRGAASGLLDAETNLKYAVRYLRGAWLVAKGNLSVADKLYQRGYYYDAKRAGLLDETGLGKDRRRRSPS, from the coding sequence TTGGCCGTATCGAAACCATTTGCCGTTGCGGGCGCGTTGCTGGCCGGTCTGGCGCTTTCCGCCTGCACATCCACCGGCGGCACGACCACCGCTCGCGTCGAGGGCAATTCCACCGCCACCGCCGAAGTCGCCTATCCGCGTCTTCCCGACAGCGTGCTGACCGTGCCGGCGGCCTATGCGCCGGACGAGCCGGCCGGCGGCGCGATCGCCGAAGCCACCGCGACCTATGCCGTCGCCGCCGCAACGCCGGCGCAGACCGACGCGGCGACGTCTGCCGCTGAAACCGCGACGCCTGCGCAGCAGGTCGCGGATGTCCCCGCGGCTTCGGATGAGCAGCCGGTCGTCGTCGCCAGCGCTGTGTCCGGGAATGACGAGAGCGCGGTCTTCGTACCGGCCTCCTATGCCGGATCGACGCCGAACGCGGCCAGATTGGCGATCCAGACGCCCGAGGCGCAGAATCCCATGCTGATCCACGCGCCCGACGGACGCTACGGTCCGTCCGATGTCGGCGCGCGCAGCCCGGAACTCGACGCGCTGATGGCGAAATACGCGGAACACTACGAGATTCCGGAAGAACTCGTGCGCCGCGTCGCCAAGCGGGAAAGCACCTTCAATCCCGCCGCGCGCAACGGCCCCTATCTCGGCCTCATGCAGATCAGCCACGCCACGGCCAAGGGCATGGGATACCGGGGAGCGGCTTCGGGCCTGCTGGACGCCGAGACCAACCTCAAATACGCCGTGCGCTACCTCCGGGGGGCCTGGCTCGTGGCGAAGGGCAATCTGAGCGTCGCCGACAAGCTCTACCAGCGCGGTTATTACTACGACGCCAAGCGCGCCGGGCTGCTGGACGAGACCGGGCTCGGCAAGGACCGCCGCCGCAGGAGTCCTTCCTGA
- a CDS encoding methylated-DNA--[protein]-cysteine S-methyltransferase, with product MALSWCVFDTAIGWIGLGWTERGIARLLLPQRDRDAMERKLAAVGGTPAIPPEWVAGVIERLRRYAAGEVVTFDDIPVDLAGVDDFRLAIYDAARELGFGVTTTYGALAATAGHPGLARETGAALGQNPVPIIVPCHRILAAGNKIGGFSAPGGSATKEKLLAMEGVRVGPPPAAQASFGF from the coding sequence ATGGCATTGTCCTGGTGCGTTTTCGATACGGCGATCGGCTGGATCGGTCTTGGCTGGACCGAACGCGGCATTGCGAGGCTGCTTCTGCCGCAACGCGACCGCGACGCGATGGAGCGCAAGCTTGCGGCGGTCGGCGGGACGCCGGCGATCCCGCCGGAATGGGTCGCCGGAGTGATCGAGCGCTTGCGGCGCTATGCAGCAGGCGAGGTGGTGACCTTCGACGACATCCCGGTCGATCTCGCCGGCGTCGACGACTTCAGGCTAGCCATCTACGACGCGGCGCGCGAACTCGGCTTCGGCGTCACCACGACCTATGGCGCGCTCGCTGCGACGGCCGGTCACCCCGGCCTTGCGCGCGAGACGGGAGCGGCCCTCGGGCAGAATCCGGTTCCGATCATCGTGCCGTGCCACCGCATTCTGGCGGCAGGCAACAAGATCGGCGGGTTTTCCGCGCCGGGAGGCTCGGCCACGAAGGAAAAGCTGCTCGCCATGGAAGGCGTGCGCGTCGGGCCGCCGCCTGCCGCGCAGGCGTCTTTCGGATTCTGA
- a CDS encoding NAD(P)-dependent oxidoreductase codes for MPGIRVGFIGVGLMGHGMARNILEKGFPLTVLGHRNRQPVEDLVRRGAAEATSAKRLADICDVVVLCVTGSPQVEALINGPEGLASAGKPITIIDCSTSDPSSTVKLAAELAGKNITFLDAPLSRTPADAEAGTLDVMCGASDADFARVKPILDTFAGRIVHTGPVGSGHTMKLLNNFLAMGYAALYSEALTLGAKAGLTPKVFDAVIRDGRMDSPFYRTFFQWVLNRDPNAHRFAIRNAAKDMTYLAGFANASGTANPMGAAVRNCFAMAVSAGKGDDFVPMLSDFVASINDVSLTGDGS; via the coding sequence ATGCCGGGCATACGCGTAGGGTTCATCGGCGTCGGTCTCATGGGTCATGGCATGGCCAGGAACATCCTGGAAAAGGGCTTTCCCCTGACCGTTCTCGGCCACCGGAATCGCCAGCCTGTCGAAGACCTCGTCAGGCGGGGAGCGGCGGAAGCCACGTCGGCGAAACGGCTGGCTGACATATGCGACGTGGTCGTCCTGTGCGTCACCGGCAGTCCGCAGGTGGAGGCTCTCATCAACGGGCCGGAGGGTCTGGCATCTGCCGGCAAGCCGATCACCATCATCGACTGCTCCACCTCCGACCCCTCGTCGACGGTGAAGCTTGCCGCCGAACTGGCTGGCAAGAACATCACCTTCCTCGATGCTCCGCTTTCCCGCACGCCGGCCGACGCCGAGGCGGGCACGCTCGACGTCATGTGCGGCGCCAGCGATGCGGATTTCGCCCGCGTGAAGCCCATCCTCGACACTTTCGCAGGGCGGATCGTTCACACCGGCCCCGTCGGAAGCGGCCACACCATGAAGCTGCTCAACAATTTCCTGGCGATGGGCTATGCCGCGCTCTACTCAGAAGCGCTCACGCTGGGCGCCAAGGCCGGACTGACGCCGAAAGTGTTCGACGCGGTGATCCGCGACGGGCGGATGGACAGCCCCTTCTACCGCACCTTCTTCCAGTGGGTTCTGAACCGCGATCCGAACGCCCACCGGTTCGCCATCCGCAATGCGGCGAAGGACATGACCTATCTCGCCGGCTTCGCGAACGCGTCCGGCACGGCGAACCCGATGGGTGCCGCTGTACGCAATTGCTTCGCCATGGCGGTCAGTGCTGGAAAAGGCGACGATTTCGTGCCGATGCTCTCGGATTTCGTTGCCTCCATCAACGACGTATCGCTGACGGGCGACGGAAGCTGA
- a CDS encoding EAL domain-containing protein: MTQPAFLDAILVDEVGIESGSLDGILLKSAYQPVFSPRGENLQITGFDASTVVWREDTEFDLSQLSEGALPDPDFLAGLCQRLSVDNYRNLDIAGRDLFLDHALAGNRRLQDSLLDAARLARSVGEETLVPGQVVCRISQAVFLADADDLARLEASREAGMRIMLDAFDHDLDTAHSQRRFMPDIAEIGAAWFGKIAARGAAARLLRPLVETHRANGTRVHIRGISTGEHLELAIASGAEYLSGDYLGEPALAGCPIEDQPRPVAELLSAHSGAQRRPA, from the coding sequence ATGACACAACCGGCATTTCTCGATGCGATCCTCGTTGACGAGGTCGGCATCGAGAGCGGCTCGCTCGATGGAATTCTGCTGAAAAGCGCTTACCAGCCCGTATTTTCTCCAAGGGGAGAAAACCTGCAGATCACCGGCTTCGACGCCTCGACCGTGGTGTGGCGCGAGGACACGGAATTCGATCTGTCTCAGCTTTCCGAAGGCGCTCTCCCGGACCCGGACTTCTTGGCCGGCCTCTGCCAGAGGCTCAGCGTCGACAATTATCGCAATCTGGACATTGCGGGCCGCGATCTCTTCCTCGACCATGCTCTCGCCGGCAACAGGCGTCTCCAGGACAGCTTGCTTGACGCGGCGCGGCTTGCGCGATCGGTCGGCGAGGAAACGCTTGTTCCGGGCCAGGTCGTCTGCCGGATCTCGCAAGCCGTTTTCCTTGCCGACGCCGACGATCTGGCGCGCCTCGAGGCGTCGCGCGAAGCCGGCATGCGCATTATGCTCGATGCCTTCGATCACGATCTGGACACGGCCCATTCGCAGCGCCGCTTCATGCCCGACATTGCGGAAATAGGCGCCGCGTGGTTCGGCAAGATTGCGGCGCGGGGCGCGGCGGCGCGGCTGCTGCGCCCGCTGGTGGAGACGCATCGGGCGAACGGCACGCGTGTTCATATCCGCGGCATATCGACTGGCGAACACCTCGAACTGGCGATCGCCTCGGGCGCGGAATATCTGTCCGGCGATTATCTCGGGGAGCCGGCGCTTGCCGGCTGCCCTATCGAGGATCAGCCCAGACCCGTCGCGGAACTCCTGTCCGCGCACTCCGGCGCGCAGCGCCGGCCTGCCTGA
- a CDS encoding EAL domain-containing protein translates to MTRSVALAHLVRLEDGLSEGIWAGHTLRSAFQPIYGVQDERLEIVAYEGLLRAFRGEEPIPPMAFFTSIPALDRLHVETLTRTLHLLNAAVSLEDTASIFVNFNPSVFTEPGIADIALRDMRLVLHEAGIDAGRVVCEVTEQQSASEEVLSAFVEALRGNGFRIAVDDYGAADSDIARVAALKPDIVKFDAHWMNRLMDSDPGFLLLQTMVRAFEDRGIRTVFEGIEEAWQIDMAVEAGASMLQGYALARPELAVLRQGETKTNFHFLRSVSPHPAPPIPQVVRHSQKSVRSFGKRAAQQ, encoded by the coding sequence ATGACGCGCAGTGTCGCCCTTGCCCATCTGGTCCGCCTCGAAGACGGCCTTTCGGAGGGCATCTGGGCCGGCCATACGTTGCGCAGCGCCTTCCAGCCGATCTACGGGGTTCAGGATGAACGTCTGGAGATCGTCGCCTATGAAGGCCTGCTCCGCGCCTTCCGCGGAGAGGAGCCGATCCCGCCCATGGCGTTCTTCACCAGCATTCCGGCACTCGACCGCCTGCATGTGGAGACGCTGACGCGAACCCTGCACCTGCTCAATGCCGCCGTCTCCCTTGAGGACACGGCCTCCATCTTCGTGAATTTCAACCCTTCCGTCTTCACCGAGCCGGGAATCGCCGACATCGCCCTGCGCGACATGCGCCTCGTCCTGCACGAAGCGGGCATCGATGCGGGCCGTGTCGTCTGCGAGGTCACCGAGCAGCAGTCGGCGTCGGAGGAGGTGCTGTCGGCCTTTGTCGAGGCCCTGCGGGGGAACGGTTTCAGGATCGCCGTCGACGACTATGGCGCCGCCGATTCCGATATCGCCCGGGTTGCGGCGCTGAAGCCCGATATCGTCAAGTTCGATGCGCACTGGATGAACCGGCTCATGGATTCCGATCCGGGGTTCCTGCTGCTCCAGACCATGGTGCGCGCCTTTGAGGATCGTGGAATCCGTACGGTCTTCGAGGGTATCGAGGAGGCTTGGCAGATCGACATGGCCGTCGAGGCCGGCGCTTCCATGTTGCAGGGCTATGCCCTTGCACGGCCGGAACTCGCGGTGCTGCGCCAGGGCGAGACGAAGACGAATTTCCATTTCCTGCGCTCGGTCAGTCCGCATCCCGCGCCACCCATCCCGCAGGTCGTGCGGCATTCGCAGAAGTCGGTGCGAAGTTTCGGAAAGCGGGCCGCCCAGCAATGA
- a CDS encoding pyridoxal phosphate-dependent aminotransferase, producing the protein MAFLADVLSRVKPSATIAVTQKARELKAKGRDVIGLGAGEPDFDTPDNIKNAAIEAIRRGETKYPPVSGIVPLREAIAKKFKRENNLDYKPEQTIVGTGGKQILFNAFMATLNPGDEVVIPRPFWVSYPEMVAICGGTPVYADTSIDNGFKLTAAALEKAITPKTKWLVMNSPSNPSGAAYTEAELREIADVLLKHPQVWTLTDDMYEHLTYGDFVFRTIAEVEPALYERTLTMNGVSKAYAMTGWRIGYAAGPVALIKAMDMIQGQQTSGACTIAQWASVEALNGPQDFITKNKAIFQGRRDLVVSMLNQAKGISCPVPEGAFYVYPSCAGLIGRKAASGKVIETDEDFVSELLEAEGVAVVHGSAFGLGPNFRISYATSEALLEEACIRIQRFTASLN; encoded by the coding sequence ATGGCCTTTCTTGCCGACGTTCTTTCCCGCGTAAAGCCTTCCGCGACGATCGCGGTGACCCAGAAGGCGCGCGAACTGAAAGCGAAAGGCCGGGACGTCATCGGCCTCGGCGCCGGCGAGCCTGATTTCGACACGCCCGACAACATCAAGAATGCCGCGATCGAGGCGATCCGGCGCGGCGAGACCAAATATCCGCCGGTTTCCGGCATCGTACCGCTGCGCGAGGCGATCGCGAAGAAGTTCAAGCGCGAGAACAATCTCGACTACAAGCCCGAGCAGACCATCGTCGGCACCGGCGGCAAGCAGATCCTGTTCAACGCCTTCATGGCTACGCTGAACCCCGGCGACGAGGTCGTCATCCCCCGCCCCTTCTGGGTGAGCTATCCGGAAATGGTTGCGATCTGCGGCGGCACGCCGGTCTATGCCGACACGTCGATCGACAACGGCTTCAAGCTGACCGCCGCGGCGCTGGAAAAGGCGATCACGCCGAAAACCAAGTGGCTGGTGATGAACTCGCCCTCGAACCCGTCGGGCGCCGCCTATACGGAGGCCGAACTGCGCGAGATCGCCGACGTGCTCCTGAAGCACCCGCAGGTCTGGACGCTGACCGACGACATGTACGAGCACCTGACCTATGGCGATTTCGTCTTCAGGACGATCGCCGAGGTGGAGCCGGCGCTTTACGAGCGCACGCTGACCATGAACGGCGTATCGAAGGCCTATGCCATGACCGGCTGGCGCATCGGCTACGCGGCCGGCCCGGTCGCGCTGATCAAGGCGATGGACATGATCCAGGGCCAGCAGACGTCGGGCGCCTGCACCATCGCGCAATGGGCTTCGGTCGAGGCGCTGAACGGCCCGCAGGACTTCATCACGAAGAACAAGGCGATCTTCCAGGGACGCCGCGACCTCGTCGTCTCGATGCTCAACCAGGCGAAGGGCATCTCCTGCCCGGTGCCGGAAGGGGCGTTCTACGTCTATCCGTCCTGCGCCGGCCTGATCGGCAGGAAGGCGGCGTCCGGCAAGGTGATCGAGACCGACGAGGATTTCGTCAGCGAGCTTCTGGAAGCCGAGGGCGTCGCAGTGGTGCACGGCTCGGCCTTCGGCCTGGGGCCGAATTTCCGCATTTCCTACGCGACGTCGGAGGCGCTTCTGGAAGAGGCTTGCATCCGCATCCAGCGTTTCACCGCCTCGCTGAACTGA